DNA sequence from the Neochlamydia sp. AcF84 genome:
GACGCCCAGGCAGATAAGCTGCTTACGCCATCCTCGGTCGCTCAAAGGCCCGAAAAATATTTGCATCCCTTCCCCAAAAAAAGCTCCTGCAGCCGATATAGTCCCAGCAAGAAATAAGTCTAAATGAGCCAATGTCTTATACATAGCCCATATCCCTATCATAAAATCTACGAGAAAGTGCGCTAACCAGATAAAGATTAACGGGCGGATCATAAAAAAGTCATAAAATAATAATTTAAAGAAAGTAGGTGCTATTATAAAGTTTTGGAATTAAGTAATAAAGGGAATAGTAGGCTAGCTAGGCCTTTTAGGATCTTCTTTAATTTTAACCTTCTAAAAGTAGCTGTCTACTTTTCTGTGATATCTTTTATAACAAAAAAATTAGTTTAAACAAAAGGCAGAGAAAAAATTCTCAGAGAAGTTAGCATACCTAATCGAAAAACGAGCGAACATAGGCCTATTTGGCTAGCCTCATTAATTTTTTCTGGCTTTATGAAGAGGCGTGCCGCATTTACTCATTTCCCTCTTTTTCGCTTAACATTCTTGCTTTCTCCTTTGGAAGAATCTTTTTAAGCAAAAGTTGCAGGATTGCTCTCAAGTGAAACATGAAATGAGTATGCAGGCCTTGTGGAAGAAAATGGCGGGCCTCTGCGCAACAAATTGAGTGGATAAAGATCGTGGCAGAAGAATTAAATAAAGCTTTAGAGGAACAAACTCCTATACGCGAGGTAATAAGAAATGTTCAGGTGAGTTATGAAGAAGAATATTTAAATAATAACTTTTAAATCAAGGTAATAAAATGATTAGATGTCTTATCCATCCTCTTACAAATTCAGTTGTAGCCGAATTGATTCCCCAAAAGGAGGTCAATATCCTTGATGAGAAAATGCTAGAAAAATTAACTATCACAGGTATTACCGTCTCTTCAGAATTTAAAAACCTACACCGCGTGAGCTGGAGAGTTTACCCTAATGATAATAAAGAAGTATATGCTAAAGCCTTTGAACAATTTTATTTCGTGCATGGCTTGCAGCAACAGGGATATTTTTGGAAAGATAAAAGCGAGGGGGATATTCCTATGGGAAAGCTAGCTGAAAGTATACTCTCGCACTATTATGATAGCATGAAATCACCCCCAGATTCGGATAGCTTATCTAATATCCAACAACAAAGAGACTGCTAGCAAATCTTATATACATGATTAGAGTAGAGTAACTCCTATAACTTTACGTTAAGTATTTATTTTGCGATATTTTAGAGGTCCTATCTCTGCTCTTTAGAAAAATGGCTAGCTTAATTGATTCTCAGATTTTAGTTTTTGATCATTTACTTTGGCAAAAAATTTGGTTAAAGGTCTCATTATAAGAACTGTGTGGGATAAGAGTTTTATAAGCTATAATGAAAATTCATTTATAAGTGTTACCTAGATTGTCTTAATTAAAAAAAATTTGGTTTTTAAGCTTCTTTGCAGAGGAGAACTTACATCCAGCATTTAAGCTATCAGCTTTTTAAATCTGTATGCGTCCTCTCTGCCAGTTATACCTAAATATTCCTAGGTTAGGCAAAATGATGATTAATTAAGAGGGGAGGCTGGCAGCTTAATATCACACCGGGCTATTTCCAGAAGTTTTTCTCTCATACGTTTTTCCTCTTCCAAAGAAAGCTCCATTAAATTGACTATTTCTTTTTGCTTATAATGTTCACATAAGAAACAGATAAGATTATAGATAGGCTATCTCATTATGCTCGACTTTATGAGCAGCACTTATCAAGGCACTATCATTAGAATTGGATGATTTGCAGAGGGTATACAAAGCTTAAGCTGGCTATTCTTATGAAATTCTTCTTGTTTTCCATCTAATTGCTCATTCTTATAGAAATAGTTACTTATAAGTACTCTTGTAGGATACCATTCTTTATAAAAACCTTGTTTAGAATTGTGTTAAGGATAGAATAGGTTTCATGGCAACTTCTTAGTCGCGGGAAGAAAAGCTGATTGCTTCTTTAAAGATAAGATGGCTAAAAGTTTTTTTATTTTATTTTAGCTCATCTCAATCTAAAAAGTGCTTACGACCATTCTACAATTGAAAACGCTGTCTTATTTTTTCGGCGATATCCTTCAGAGGATTTTCTGCTAATTCAAGCTTGGTAAGCTGAGACAATAGACCTATTTCTGCAGGAAGGCTGGTGAGTTGGTTTTGATTTAAGTGAAGCTCTTTCAGCTTAGGCAACTCCCCGATTTCTGCAGGCAGGCTGGTGAGCTGGTTTTGACTTAGTTCAAGCCGTGTCAGCTCGAACAACTCCCCGATTTCTGCAGGCAGGCTGGTGAGCTGGTTTTGATTTAAGAAAAGCTGTGTCAGCTGAGACAATTGCCCGATTTCTGCAGGCAGAGTGGTGAGTTGGTTTTGATTTAATTCAAGCCGTCTCAGCTCAGACAGTTCCCCAATTTCTGCAGGCAGAGCGGTGAGCTGGTTTTGATTTAAGTAAAGCTGGTGTAGGAGCTGAAACAACTGCCCGATTTCTACAGGCAGAGCGGTGAGCTGATTTTGATTTAAGTAAAGCGTTTGTAGTTTAGGCAGCTGCCCGATTTCTGCAGGCAGAGCGGTGAGCTGGTTTTGATTTAATTCAAGCCTTTGCAGTTTAGGCAGCTGCCCGATTTCTGCAGGCAGAGTGGTGAGCTGATTTTGATTTAAGTAAAGCTTTTGCAGCTGAGACAGCTGGCCTATCTCTCCAGGAAGACTGGTAAGCTGGTTTTGGCTTAATTCAAGCTCTCGCAGCTTAGACAGCTGTCCGATTTCTGCAGGAAGGCTGGTAAGCTGGTTTTGATTTAAGTAAAGCGTTTGTAGTTTAGGCAGCTGCCCGATTTCTGCAGGCAGAGCAGTGAGCTGGTTTTGATTTAAGTAAAGCGTTTGTAGTTTAGGCAGCTGCCCGATTTCTGCAGGCAGGCTGGTAAGCTGGTTTTGGTTTAAGCGAAGCTGTGTCAGCTGAGACAATTGGCCTATTTCTGCAGGCAGGCTAGTAAGCTGGTTTTGAGTTAATCTAAGCCTTTGCAGCTGAGACAGCTGGCCTATCTCTCCAGGAAGAGTAGTAAGCTGGTTATCATCTAAGTAAAGCAATTCAAGATTAGGCAGCTGTCCAATTTCTACAGGCAGAGCGGTGAGCTGGTTTTGATTTAAGAAAAGCTGTGTCAGCTGAGATAATTGCCCGATTTCTGCAGGCAGAGCGGTGAGCTGGTTTTGATCTAATTTAAGCTCTTGCAGCTGAGACAATTGACCTATTTCTGCAGGAAGGCTGGTGAGCTGGTTTTGATTTAATTCCAGCTCTTGCAGCTGAGACAGCTGCCTGATTTCAGCAGGAAGGCTGGTAAGCTGGTTTTGATTTAAGTCAAGCACTCGCAGCTGAGACAATTGACGGATTTCTGCTGGCAGAGCGGTGAGCTGGTTTTTGCTTAAGTGAAGCTTTTGCAGCTGAGACAATTGCCCTATTTCTGCTGGCAGAGAGGTGAGCTGATTGTTGCCTAAGTAAAGCCTTTGCAGCTCAGGCAGCTGCTGAATTTCTACAGGAAGGCTGGTGAGCTGGTTTTGACTTAAATCAAGGGTTTGCAGCTGAGATAACTGGCCTATTTCTGGAGGTAAATAAGTCAAGCCTGCTCCACATAAATTTAAAGTCGTGATGTTTTTACAATTTTCTTCAATCCAATCTCTAAGAAGCTCTCCTTTTTTCTCTAGAGGTAAGTGCTTAATTTCTTGCCGGCTCAAGTATTTTTCCCCACCAGGAAGTTTTTTCCACAGTAAAAGGCGATTAATATTTAAGAGATAAGAAGAGTAATTAGCCAGAGTTAAGCCTCTTTTTTCTTCTATTTTCCATTTAAATTCCAAAGGAGAAATAGATTTAGCTAAGGTAAAAACTTGTTTAAAAACTTGATAAACTTTTTTAGTAGAGGTAAGTCCAGGATTAAGTTGATAAACTTTAGCTAACATAAGAGTTCGTTGGGTAGTGGCATTCGTCTTAGGGAAATGAAGGTGGGCTATTTTTTTATAAAGAGAGGGCATGACTTCAGTAGCCAGCAGATGATGCCATCTTTTACAGACGCTAAATAAGGAAGGAACTGCGCAAGCCTTTAAGATAGGGAGTAGTAATTCATTGGGCAAGCTTTCAATAGATGTTGATGAGATAGGATGCATTTTATTTCCTTGGATAATGATGAACTTTTGTCATTTTTATTTTTGAAGGCAATATAAAAAAATTAAAAAAGCAAGTCAAACGAATTCGTATCTTTATCAACAAAAACAACTCACAGAGGATCTATCGCCCTTCTTTCTTAGATAGATTTAAGAGAAAGGGGGAGATCTTCCAAGCATTTAGGAACAGCCACAGGTTTTGGGGATTAAGTGATGCGGCAATTTTGGTTTGGCTAAAAAAATGAAATTGATTCTGTGCCTTATTTGAGAAAAACGGCTTTCTTTGGCGCCTTGTTTTAATTCTTCTACTGAATGATGAAATACAATACTCCAGTTTCTTTCTATCAAAAAAAGTTGTTCTCCCAGACATAACAATCGGCAGAAAAAGAGAGAAGCTCCTTGTCGTTATAAATGTGTAGGTTAGTTTAAGCTTGCTTAGTTGCTGGAAGGAAAGCGGATTGCTTGTTTAAAGATAAGATGGCTAAAAGTTTGTTATTCCATTTTAGCTCACTCCAAATTAAAAAGTACTTGTTATTCTACAATTGAAAACGCTGCCTTATCTTTTCTGCAATATCTTTCAAAGGATTTTCTGCTAATTCAAGCGCTTGCAGCTGAGACATCTGCCCGATTTCTGTAGGTAGACTGGTGAGTTGGTTTTGGCTTAAATCAAGCCCTAGCAGCTGAGACAATTGCCCGATTTCTACAGGAAGGCTGGTGAGTTGGTTTTGATTTAAGTAAAGCCCTAGCAGCTGAGACAATTGCCCGATTTCTGCAGGAAGGCTGGTGAGTTGGTTTTGATTTAAGTTAAGCCTTCGCAGCTGAGACAATAGGCCTATTTCTGCAGGAAGGCTGGTGAGCTGGTTTTGATTTAAGTGAAGCACGTGCAGCTGAGACAATAGACCTATTTCTACAGGAAGGCTGGTGAGTTGGTTTTGATTTAATTCAAGCTGTAGCAGCTGAGTCAATTGCCCGATTTCTGCAGGCAGGCTGGTGAGCTGGTTTTGATTTAATTCAAGCCGATACAGCGCTTTAGGCAGCTGCCCGATTTCTGCGGGCAGAGCGGTGAGCTGGTTTTGATTTAATTCAAGCCATTCCAGCTGGGACAGCTGTCCGATTTGTGTAGGCAGAGCGGTGAACTGGTTTTGGTTTAAGTAAAGCTGTATCAGATTAGACAACCGACCAATTTCTGCAGGCAGACTGGTGAGTTGGTTTTGATTTAAGCAAAGCGTTTGCAGATCAGACAGCTGCCCGATTTCTGCAGGCAGAGCAGTGAGCTGGTTTTGATTTAACTCAAGCAATTCCAGCTGGGACAGTCGCCCAATTTCTGCGGGCAGAGCGGTAAGCTGGTTTTGATTTAATTGAAGTCCTTGCAGCTGAGACAATTGACCAATTTCTGCAGGCAGAGCGGTGAGCTGGTTCTGGCTTAACTTAAGCTCTTGCAGCTGAGACAGCCGTCCTATTTCTTTAGGAAGACTGGTGAGCTGGTTTTGATTTAATTCAAGCCATTCCAGCTGGGACAGCCGCCCGATTTCTGCAGGCAGAGCGGTGAGCTGGTTTTCTCTTAAGTCAAGCGTTTGCAGCTGAGACAACTGCCTGATTGCTGCAGGCAGAGCGGTGAGCTGGTTCTGGCTTAGCTTAAGCTTTGTCAGCTGAGACAATTGGCATATTTCTGAGGGTAAATAAGTTAAGCCTGCATTAGATAAATTTAAAGCCGTGATGTTTTTACAGTTTTCTTCAATCCAATCTCTAAATAGCTCTCCTTTTTTCTTTAGAGGCAAGTGCTTACTTTCTTCTCGTCTCAAATATTCTTTCCCACCAGGAAGTCTTTCCCAAAGCAAAAGGCGATTAATATTTAAGAGATAAGAAGAGTAATTAGCAAGACTTAAGCCTCTTTTTTCTTCTGTTTTCCATTTAAATTCCAATGGAGAAAAAGACTTGGCTAAAGTAAAGATTTGCTTAAAGATTGCATTTACCTTTGCTGCTTCAGAAAGCTTTTCTTCTAGCTTATAAATCCTATCTACAATAAGCACCTGCTCCTTAACATTTCCTTGAGGAACATGCACTTTACCTATTTGCTTATAAAGAGGGGGCATGACTTCAGAAGCCAGCAGATGATGCCATCTTTTACAAACGCTTGATAAGGAAGGAACTGCAGAAGCCTCTAAGATAGGGAGCAGCAATTCATTGGGCAAGCTTTCCATAGATGCCAAAGAGATAGGATGCATTTTATTTCCTTGGATAGTGATAACTTTTTCAGCATTTTCATTTTTTAAAGACAATATAAAAAAATTAAAAAGCAAGTCAAATGGATTCGTATCCTTATCAATGAAAAACAACTCACAGATAATCTACCTCGCTTTTTTTTCAGATAGATTTAAGGAAAAGGGGGAGGCCTTTCAAGCATTTAGGAGCAGCCACAGGTTTTAGAGATTAAGTGATGCGGCAATTTTGGTTTGGCTAAAAGAATGAAATTGATTCTGTGCCTTATATGAGAAAAACGGCTCTTTTGGTGCCTTGTTTTAATTCTTCTACTGCTTCTACATGCACACTGGTGAGATGTTTTTGATTTAAGTGCGGATTACTTGTTTAAAGATAAGATGGCTAAAAGTTTTTTATTCCATTTAGCCCACCTCAATTTAAAAAGTGCTTACGACCATTCTACAATTGAAAACGCTGCCTTATTTTTACGGTAATATCTTTCAAAGGATTTTCCG
Encoded proteins:
- a CDS encoding leucine-rich repeat domain-containing protein; the encoded protein is MHPISLASMESLPNELLLPILEASAVPSLSSVCKRWHHLLASEVMPPLYKQIGKVHVPQGNVKEQVLIVDRIYKLEEKLSEAAKVNAIFKQIFTLAKSFSPLEFKWKTEEKRGLSLANYSSYLLNINRLLLWERLPGGKEYLRREESKHLPLKKKGELFRDWIEENCKNITALNLSNAGLTYLPSEICQLSQLTKLKLSQNQLTALPAAIRQLSQLQTLDLRENQLTALPAEIGRLSQLEWLELNQNQLTSLPKEIGRLSQLQELKLSQNQLTALPAEIGQLSQLQGLQLNQNQLTALPAEIGRLSQLELLELNQNQLTALPAEIGQLSDLQTLCLNQNQLTSLPAEIGRLSNLIQLYLNQNQFTALPTQIGQLSQLEWLELNQNQLTALPAEIGQLPKALYRLELNQNQLTSLPAEIGQLTQLLQLELNQNQLTSLPVEIGLLSQLHVLHLNQNQLTSLPAEIGLLSQLRRLNLNQNQLTSLPAEIGQLSQLLGLYLNQNQLTSLPVEIGQLSQLLGLDLSQNQLTSLPTEIGQMSQLQALELAENPLKDIAEKIRQRFQL
- a CDS encoding leucine-rich repeat domain-containing protein; translation: MHPISSTSIESLPNELLLPILKACAVPSLFSVCKRWHHLLATEVMPSLYKKIAHLHFPKTNATTQRTLMLAKVYQLNPGLTSTKKVYQVFKQVFTLAKSISPLEFKWKIEEKRGLTLANYSSYLLNINRLLLWKKLPGGEKYLSRQEIKHLPLEKKGELLRDWIEENCKNITTLNLCGAGLTYLPPEIGQLSQLQTLDLSQNQLTSLPVEIQQLPELQRLYLGNNQLTSLPAEIGQLSQLQKLHLSKNQLTALPAEIRQLSQLRVLDLNQNQLTSLPAEIRQLSQLQELELNQNQLTSLPAEIGQLSQLQELKLDQNQLTALPAEIGQLSQLTQLFLNQNQLTALPVEIGQLPNLELLYLDDNQLTTLPGEIGQLSQLQRLRLTQNQLTSLPAEIGQLSQLTQLRLNQNQLTSLPAEIGQLPKLQTLYLNQNQLTALPAEIGQLPKLQTLYLNQNQLTSLPAEIGQLSKLRELELSQNQLTSLPGEIGQLSQLQKLYLNQNQLTTLPAEIGQLPKLQRLELNQNQLTALPAEIGQLPKLQTLYLNQNQLTALPVEIGQLFQLLHQLYLNQNQLTALPAEIGELSELRRLELNQNQLTTLPAEIGQLSQLTQLFLNQNQLTSLPAEIGELFELTRLELSQNQLTSLPAEIGELPKLKELHLNQNQLTSLPAEIGLLSQLTKLELAENPLKDIAEKIRQRFQL